Below is a window of Variovorax sp. TBS-050B DNA.
GCGGTCATGCCGGTGAGCTCGAAGGTCTCGGCCATGGTGCGTGCGTATTCGGGATGGGTGTAGCTTGCCACGACCACCGAGGGACCGTCGCTCGGCTGCATCAGCTTGACCACGCTGTGGCCGGGGTTGCGCAGGCCCACCACGCGGCGCACGTCGAGCAGCCGCTTGAGCGCGGGGTTGAGCAGTTCGGTCGGCGCGAAGGCCGCCTCGCCGGAGGCGATGGACCCGATCTGCGACAGCACCGGCACGTCGAGCGCCTGCAGCACGTTCGAGGCCAGCACGCGCGAGGTCTCGGTGGCGCTGCCGTGCACCAGCACCGGCAGGCCTTCGCGCGCGACGAGCAGCGCCAGCAGCGGCGTGAGCACCGGCAGCTTGCGCGCGCCGTTGTAGCTCGGCAGCACCACGAGCGGCCGGTCGCCCGCGGGCAGGCGGTTCAGCCGTGCGTGGGTGGCGTCGAGGAAGCCGGCCATCTCCTCGGGCGTCTCGCCCTTGATGCGCATGGCCAGGCAGAAGCCGCCGATCTCGAGGTCGGTGACCGTGCCGTCCAGCACCTGGCCGAACAGGTCGGCGGCCTGCTCGCGCGAGAGCGGCTTCGCGCCCCGCGCGCCGCGGCCGATTTCCTTGATGTAGTGGCTGATTCCCATGGGTGCACGGATTGTCCCGCAATGCTTATGCCGGAATCCATGTCGGCTTATGCCCCTCCGGCCACCGTTTCGGCCGGCGTGGCGCGCACCATGCGCTTGAGTTCGGGCAGGCAGGAGCCGCAGTTGGTGCCGCATTTCAGCGCGCCCTGCAGCGCGGCGAGGCGCTCCTCCGGCGTGCCGTCGTGGCGGCCCAGTTCGGCCTGGATGGCCAGGTCGGTCACGTTGAAGCAGGTGCACACCGGATGGCCGCGCGACTGCACCGCCAGCGGGGCGCGCGCACCGGGCGAGAGCAGCAGCCGGCCGTAGCTCTGCGCGGGCATTTCCTCGCGCAGCAGGGTGCCGATCCAGGCTTCGGCGCTGGTGTCGCCGCCGAGCAGGAAGGCCTCGAGGCCGGCGTTGCCGTCGGCGCGCCGCACCAGCCGGGCCACGCGCCGCTGTCCGCGGCGGCGGTCGGCATAGCGCAGTGCATCGGCGGCGCGCAGGCCGAGCGCGGCTTCGATGCGGTCGACGAGCGCGTCCTCGGGCGTGTCATGCGCGGCCGCGCGGAACAGCACGCCGGTGCGCTCCTCGCCCGCCGCGCTGCCCGAGAACGGCACGCAGGTCGCGAACGGGAACAGCGCCATCAGCGGCTTGAGCGCCTCGTGCGCGGAGAGCGCTGCACCGGGCGGCAGCCACGCCATCGCGAGCAGCGACCATGGCAGCTCGGCCTTGAGGATCTTGACCGGCGTGTGCTTGAGCTCGGGCTGCTTCGACGTGGGGCAGTAGACGGGGCTGGTCAGCGCGTTGATGCCCGCGACCCGCGTGCCGGTCGACGAGCAGCCGCTCAGGTATTCCTCCCCCCAGTGCATGCCGACGAAGGCCTGGCTCAGTCCGATCTCCCCGCTGCCCTGCGCGGGCAGCAGGATCGAGCCGCGCTTCGAGGTCAGGTGCACCAGGTCGCCGTCCTTCAGCTGGCGGCGTGCCATGTCCTGCGGGTTCATCTGCACCACCGGCTCGGCGACGTGGCCGAACAGGCGGCCGACGGTGCCGGTGCGGCTCATGCCGTGCCACTGGTCGCGCAGGCGGCCGGTGTTGAGCGAGAAGGGGTAGCGCGCCTCGCGGGCCTCGGCCACGGGTTTGTAGACCGTGTCGACGAAGCGGGCGCGGCCGTCCGGCGTGGGGAAGATGCCGTTCTCGTAGAGCCGCGCGCGGCCGGTGGTCTCGCCTTCCTTCAGCGGCCATTGCTGCGGGCCGGCGCTGTCGAGCATCGCGTAGCTCAGGCCGGTGATGTCGAGGTCGCGGCCGCGCGTGGATTCGCGGTGCTCGTTCCAGACCTGCTCGGCCGAGGCGTAGGGGAAGAGCGTGGGCGCGCGGCCCAGCCGCGCCTCGAGCCGCCGCGCGAAGTCGACGGCGATCGACCAGTCGTTGCGCGCCTCGCCGGGCGCCGGCACCGCCGGGCGCACGCGCGAGATGCGGCGTTCGCTGTTGGTCACGGTGCCTTCCTTCTCGCCCCAGGTGGTGGCGGGCAGCAGCAGGTCGGCGAAGGTGCAGGTGGCGGTGGTGACGAAGGCTTCCTGCACCACCACGAACTCGGCGCGCTCGAGCGCGCGCCGCACCGTGGTCTGGTCGGGCATCGACTGGGCGGGGTTGGTGCAGGCGATCCAGAGCGCGCGGATCTCGCCGTCGGCCGCGGCCTGGAACATCTCGACCGCGGTCTTGCCGGGCTTC
It encodes the following:
- the ybiB gene encoding DNA-binding protein YbiB — encoded protein: MGISHYIKEIGRGARGAKPLSREQAADLFGQVLDGTVTDLEIGGFCLAMRIKGETPEEMAGFLDATHARLNRLPAGDRPLVVLPSYNGARKLPVLTPLLALLVAREGLPVLVHGSATETSRVLASNVLQALDVPVLSQIGSIASGEAAFAPTELLNPALKRLLDVRRVVGLRNPGHSVVKLMQPSDGPSVVVASYTHPEYARTMAETFELTGMTALLSRGLEGEVVSDPRRTAQILGFVRGARSELQAQAPGTASEVPGLPQDIDVATTAGYTRRVLNGELPVPEAIAVQVRHITQLASHA
- a CDS encoding nitrate reductase, which produces MQETRSTCPYCGVGCGVVIESDGAQITGVRGDPDHPANFGRLCTKGSTLHLTASAAVTRQTRLLQPMRRAARGAAPAPLAWDAALDGAVDKFGQVIRDHGPDAVGFYVSGQLLTEDYYVFNKLAKGLIGTNNIDTNSRLCMSSAVAGYKQTLGADAPPACYDDLKHASCLFIVGSNAAWAHPILFRRIEDAKAANPAMKIIVADPRRTDTVEIADLFLPIQPGTDVMLFNGMLHLMLWEGWTDPAYIAAHTTGFDALKATVRECTPDKVAQVCGISKDDLLAAARLFATSPATLSLYCQGLNQSSSGTAKNAALINLHLATGQIGKPGAGPFSLTGQPNAMGGREVGGLANLLSAHRDLANPAHRAEVAALWNLPSVPEKPGKTAVEMFQAAADGEIRALWIACTNPAQSMPDQTTVRRALERAEFVVVQEAFVTTATCTFADLLLPATTWGEKEGTVTNSERRISRVRPAVPAPGEARNDWSIAVDFARRLEARLGRAPTLFPYASAEQVWNEHRESTRGRDLDITGLSYAMLDSAGPQQWPLKEGETTGRARLYENGIFPTPDGRARFVDTVYKPVAEAREARYPFSLNTGRLRDQWHGMSRTGTVGRLFGHVAEPVVQMNPQDMARRQLKDGDLVHLTSKRGSILLPAQGSGEIGLSQAFVGMHWGEEYLSGCSSTGTRVAGINALTSPVYCPTSKQPELKHTPVKILKAELPWSLLAMAWLPPGAALSAHEALKPLMALFPFATCVPFSGSAAGEERTGVLFRAAAHDTPEDALVDRIEAALGLRAADALRYADRRRGQRRVARLVRRADGNAGLEAFLLGGDTSAEAWIGTLLREEMPAQSYGRLLLSPGARAPLAVQSRGHPVCTCFNVTDLAIQAELGRHDGTPEERLAALQGALKCGTNCGSCLPELKRMVRATPAETVAGGA